A single window of Coffea eugenioides isolate CCC68of chromosome 7, Ceug_1.0, whole genome shotgun sequence DNA harbors:
- the LOC113777195 gene encoding uncharacterized protein LOC113777195, with translation MTRGTPPRGGHNGRGPQRSVSQGSSASVARGPCGFCGKPNHTEDNCWRKERKCLRCGSAEHQIANCPVLPREARVTTQSSKANSGQSKVEGTKPKVPARVYSLEQQQVPDSSGVVEGTIPVFHRLARILIDPGATHSFVNPNFMCGIDITPVSLPYDLETPPPLQPLNKSPPLEAKALQVMVDGDDGC, from the exons ATGACACGAGGGACTCCGCCGAGGGGTGGTCACAATGGACGGGGCCCGCAGAGAAGCGTCTCACAAGGAAGTTCGGCCTCAGTTGCACGTGGAccctgtggattttgtgggaaaCCAAACCACACTGAGGACAACTgttggaggaaagaaaggaaatgcttGCGCTGCGGGAGTGCGGAGCATCAAATAGCTAACTGTCCGGTGTTACCTCGGGAGGCTAGAGTAACCACCCAGTCGTCGAAGGCTAACTCGGGACAGTCCAAGGTAGAAGGGACAAAGCCAAAGGTGCCAGCTCGGGTTTACTCCCTTGAGCAACAACAAGTCCCTGATTCCTCTGGggttgtagaaggtacgatccctgtttttCATCGTCTAGCTAGGATTTTGATCGACCCTGGtgctacccattcctttgttaaccccaaTTTTATGTGCGGCATTGATATAACCCCTGTTAGCttgccttatgacttagaa ACCCCACCTCCTCTCCAGCCGTTAAACAAATCTCCTCCTCTTGAAGCTAAGGCTCTGCAGGTGATGGTTGATGGCGATGATGGTTGCTGA